A genomic window from Acidimicrobiales bacterium includes:
- a CDS encoding phosphoadenylyl-sulfate reductase: MHALASSEEATDRVVFDDLEVGELAIELDPCEPEEVIAWALETFAPERVAVVTALQAEGMAILDMAAAIRPDVRVLTVDTGMLPEASYRVMDEVRARYPSARFEVHRPDEAEVAALVAEHGEDLFYRSVPLRLRCCEVRKVRPLVRALEHLDCWITGLRRDQWASRAAIRKVELDHDHLGIVKLNPLADWTKEEVWAYLAASGAPVHPLYAEGYTSIGCAPCTRPIRPGEDERAGRWWWEENAPKECGIHCPIETGGFEHEASAIIGDRH, translated from the coding sequence ATGCACGCGCTCGCGTCCAGCGAGGAGGCGACCGACCGGGTCGTCTTCGACGACCTCGAGGTGGGCGAGCTCGCGATCGAGCTCGACCCCTGCGAGCCCGAGGAGGTGATCGCCTGGGCGCTCGAGACCTTCGCGCCCGAGCGGGTCGCCGTCGTGACGGCGCTGCAGGCCGAGGGCATGGCGATCCTCGACATGGCGGCCGCGATCCGCCCGGACGTGCGCGTCCTCACGGTCGACACCGGCATGCTGCCCGAGGCGAGCTATCGGGTGATGGACGAGGTGCGCGCCCGCTACCCCTCGGCGCGCTTCGAGGTGCACCGACCCGACGAGGCCGAGGTCGCGGCCCTCGTCGCCGAGCACGGCGAGGACCTCTTCTACCGGTCGGTGCCCCTGCGGCTGCGCTGCTGCGAGGTTCGCAAGGTCCGCCCGCTCGTCCGGGCGCTCGAGCACCTCGACTGCTGGATCACCGGGCTGCGGCGCGACCAGTGGGCCTCGCGCGCGGCGATCCGCAAGGTCGAGCTCGACCACGACCACCTCGGGATCGTGAAGCTCAACCCCCTCGCCGACTGGACGAAGGAGGAGGTCTGGGCCTACCTCGCCGCGAGCGGGGCGCCCGTGCACCCCCTCTACGCCGAGGGCTACACGAGCATCGGCTGCGCTCCCTGCACCCGCCCGATCCGTCCCGGCGAGGACGAGCGCGCCGGGCGCTGGTGGTGGGAGGAGAACGCCCCGAAGGAGTGCGGGATCCACTGCCCCATCGAGACCGGCGGCTTCGAGCACGAGGCGAGCGCCATCATCGGTGACCGGCACTGA
- a CDS encoding citrate synthase — translation MAESITITDNRTGQSIEVPIVDGGVSAAEFSKLLPGIWFYDPGFSATAECESAITFIDGDAGILRYRGYPIEQLAERSTYLEVAYLLLNGDLPTREQYDAWVREITYHTFIHENVRKRFLEGFHYDAHPMGMLVSAVAALSTFYPEAKNIFDPESRHKQIVRLIAKMPTLAAATHRFSVGMPFVYPDNSLGFAENFLSMMWKVAEPRFEANPVLARAIDVLFILHADHEQNCSTTTMRVVGSSHADPYSSCAAATAALYGPRHGGANEAVLRMLTSIASIDNVPAFIQAVKEGKGRLQGFGHRVYKNYDPRAKIIRRIAYEVFEVTGKNPLLDIALKLEEAALADEYFTSRKLYPNVDFYSGLIYQAMGFPVEMFPVLFAIPRTSGWLAHWVEMLDKNTKLARPRQIYNGSPERPYVPIEQRS, via the coding sequence GTGGCTGAGAGCATCACCATCACGGACAACCGGACCGGCCAGTCCATCGAGGTGCCGATCGTCGACGGCGGCGTCTCGGCGGCTGAGTTCTCGAAGCTCCTGCCGGGGATCTGGTTCTACGACCCGGGCTTCTCGGCCACGGCCGAGTGCGAGAGCGCGATCACCTTCATCGACGGCGACGCGGGCATCCTCCGCTACCGCGGCTACCCGATCGAGCAGCTCGCGGAGCGCTCGACCTACCTCGAGGTCGCCTACCTCCTCCTCAACGGGGACCTGCCGACGCGCGAGCAGTACGACGCCTGGGTGCGCGAGATCACCTACCACACCTTCATCCACGAGAACGTGCGCAAGCGCTTCCTCGAGGGCTTCCACTACGACGCGCACCCGATGGGCATGCTCGTCTCGGCGGTCGCCGCGCTCTCCACCTTCTACCCCGAGGCGAAGAACATCTTCGACCCCGAGTCGCGCCACAAGCAGATCGTCCGGCTCATCGCGAAGATGCCGACCCTCGCGGCAGCCACCCACCGCTTCAGCGTCGGCATGCCCTTCGTCTACCCGGACAACTCGCTCGGGTTCGCCGAGAACTTCCTGTCGATGATGTGGAAGGTCGCCGAGCCGCGCTTCGAGGCCAACCCGGTGCTGGCACGGGCCATCGACGTCCTGTTCATCCTGCACGCCGACCACGAGCAGAACTGCTCGACGACGACGATGCGCGTCGTCGGCTCCTCGCACGCCGACCCGTACTCGTCGTGCGCCGCGGCGACCGCCGCCCTCTACGGGCCGCGCCACGGCGGGGCGAACGAGGCCGTGCTGCGCATGCTCACGAGCATCGCCTCGATCGACAACGTGCCGGCCTTCATCCAGGCGGTGAAGGAGGGCAAGGGTCGCCTGCAGGGCTTCGGGCATCGCGTCTACAAGAACTACGACCCGCGGGCGAAGATCATCCGTCGCATCGCCTACGAGGTCTTCGAGGTCACCGGCAAGAACCCCCTCCTCGACATCGCCCTCAAGCTCGAGGAGGCGGCGCTCGCCGACGAGTACTTCACCTCGCGCAAGCTCTACCCGAACGTGGACTTCTACTCCGGCCTCATCTACCAGGCGATGGGCTTCCCCGTCGAGATGTTCCCCGTGCTCTTCGCCATTCCCCGCACGTCCGGGTGGCTCGCCCACTGGGTCGAGATGCTCGACAAGAACACGAAGCTCGCCCGGCCGCGCCAGATCTACAACGGGAGCCCCGAGCGACCCTACGTCCCGATCGAGCAGCGCTCCTAG
- the rlmB gene encoding 23S rRNA (guanosine(2251)-2'-O)-methyltransferase RlmB, protein MTPRARRRGSPDAPGRLGGEQVEGLQAVRELLVAGRRPVHEVLVAAGRDGAGPVRELLALAGAAGVPVRRVGAPELARRARSEAHQGVVALAAPLVPAPLADLAAPGERGDPPFLVVLDSVTDPGNLGAVLRSALCAGATGAVLARRRGAHVTPSAAKAAAGAVEHLPIALVAGIPAALRALRAAGVWVVGLDASGDRSLWDVEVLAEPLAVVLGAEGRGLAPLTRARCDLLVRIPLAGPIPSLNVAAAAAIACFEAARRRGGARGDGPHAEAAGRRADPPRSLPRPSRGVRSV, encoded by the coding sequence GTGACGCCCCGGGCGCGCCGACGGGGTTCGCCGGACGCGCCCGGGCGGCTCGGCGGCGAGCAGGTCGAGGGGCTGCAGGCGGTGCGCGAGCTGCTCGTCGCCGGCCGGCGGCCGGTGCACGAGGTCCTCGTCGCGGCGGGACGCGACGGGGCGGGGCCGGTCCGGGAGCTGCTCGCCCTGGCGGGCGCGGCCGGCGTCCCGGTGCGGCGCGTCGGCGCGCCCGAGCTCGCGCGCCGAGCCCGCTCCGAGGCGCACCAGGGGGTCGTGGCCCTCGCCGCCCCCCTCGTGCCGGCGCCGCTCGCCGACCTCGCGGCGCCCGGCGAGCGTGGCGACCCGCCCTTCCTCGTCGTGCTCGACTCGGTCACCGACCCGGGGAACCTCGGTGCCGTCCTGCGCAGCGCCCTGTGCGCCGGGGCGACCGGCGCCGTCCTCGCCCGTCGGCGGGGTGCCCACGTCACGCCGAGCGCGGCGAAGGCCGCCGCGGGAGCCGTCGAGCACCTGCCGATCGCCCTCGTGGCGGGGATCCCCGCCGCGCTTCGCGCGCTGCGGGCGGCCGGGGTGTGGGTCGTCGGGCTCGACGCGTCGGGGGACCGCTCGCTCTGGGACGTCGAGGTGCTCGCCGAGCCGCTCGCCGTCGTGCTCGGCGCCGAGGGCCGCGGCCTCGCCCCTCTCACGCGGGCCCGCTGCGACCTCCTCGTCCGCATCCCCCTCGCGGGGCCGATCCCCTCGCTGAACGTCGCCGCCGCTGCGGCGATCGCCTGCTTCGAGGCGGCCCGCCGCCGGGGCGGCGCACGCGGCGACGGCCCGCACGCCGAGGCGGCGGGCCGTCGCGCGGATCCCCCCCGATCCCTGCCGCGCCCTTCGCGCGGCGTCCGATCTGTCTAG
- the ispF gene encoding 2-C-methyl-D-erythritol 2,4-cyclodiphosphate synthase gives MSEQRIGLGVDLHRFLAEGEAPRPLVLGGVCFAEERGLSGHSDADALAHALADALLGAAGLGDIGSHFPDTDEAWRGADSLQLLGACARLLGRDGWRLVNADCTVVAEAPRLAPARAEMAARLSAAAGGPVHVKATRAERLGSLGRLEGLACLAVALLER, from the coding sequence GTGAGCGAGCAGCGGATCGGCCTGGGGGTCGACCTCCACCGCTTCCTCGCCGAGGGCGAGGCCCCCCGCCCGCTCGTCCTCGGCGGCGTCTGCTTCGCCGAGGAGCGCGGCCTCTCGGGGCACAGCGACGCCGACGCCCTCGCCCACGCGCTCGCCGACGCGCTGCTCGGCGCTGCCGGCCTCGGCGACATCGGGAGTCACTTCCCCGACACCGACGAGGCCTGGCGGGGCGCCGACAGCCTCCAGCTCCTCGGCGCCTGCGCCCGCCTCCTGGGACGCGACGGCTGGCGCCTCGTGAACGCCGACTGCACGGTCGTCGCCGAGGCGCCGCGCCTCGCCCCGGCGCGCGCCGAGATGGCGGCGCGGCTGTCGGCTGCGGCGGGGGGGCCCGTCCACGTGAAGGCGACGCGCGCCGAGCGCCTCGGCAGCCTCGGCCGGCTCGAGGGCCTCGCCTGCCTCGCCGTCGCCCTCCTCGAGCGGTGA
- the ispD gene encoding 2-C-methyl-D-erythritol 4-phosphate cytidylyltransferase — MPGGVWAIVVAAGSGRRFGRPKQFSSLKGRAVLEWAVEAARSVADEVVLVLPPEALGEPARHAGCRLVVPGGATRAASVRAGLALVPAEAEVVVVHDAARPLASPSLFRAVVAAVRAGADGAVPGLALADTVKRVRGGEVVETLARDELVAVQTPQAFAAAVLRLAHAGGGEGTDDACLVEGVGGRVVVVPGEARNLKLTEAGDLERAAALAGCGGVP; from the coding sequence GTGCCGGGCGGCGTCTGGGCGATCGTCGTCGCCGCCGGCTCCGGCCGGCGCTTCGGGCGCCCGAAGCAGTTCTCCTCGCTCAAGGGGCGAGCCGTGCTCGAGTGGGCGGTCGAGGCGGCTCGAAGCGTCGCTGACGAGGTCGTCCTCGTGCTGCCGCCCGAGGCGCTCGGCGAGCCGGCCCGCCACGCGGGCTGCCGCCTCGTCGTCCCCGGCGGCGCCACGCGTGCCGCGAGCGTCCGCGCCGGCCTCGCCCTCGTGCCCGCCGAGGCCGAGGTGGTCGTCGTGCACGACGCGGCGCGCCCCCTCGCCTCGCCGTCGCTGTTCCGTGCCGTCGTCGCCGCGGTGCGCGCCGGGGCCGACGGCGCCGTCCCGGGCCTCGCCCTCGCCGACACGGTGAAGCGGGTGCGCGGGGGCGAGGTGGTCGAGACGCTCGCACGCGACGAGCTCGTCGCCGTGCAGACCCCCCAGGCCTTCGCCGCGGCGGTCCTGCGGCTCGCGCACGCCGGCGGGGGCGAGGGCACGGACGACGCCTGCCTCGTCGAGGGCGTGGGCGGACGCGTCGTCGTCGTGCCCGGCGAGGCACGCAACCTGAAGCTCACCGAGGCGGGCGACCTCGAGCGCGCCGCCGCCCTCGCTGGCTGCGGCGGCGTGCCGTGA
- a CDS encoding CarD family transcriptional regulator, translating to MFDVGDKVVYPHHGAAVVERREVREAFGEKREYLVLRLAYGDLTLMVPADNTDEVGLREVINDEEVEEVFAVLRKKEARMPTNWSRRYKNHVEKLKSGDIYQVAEVVRNLSIRDKDKGLSAGEKRMLNRARQILVSELTFAIGVSEAEAEERLNAALP from the coding sequence GTGTTCGACGTTGGCGACAAGGTCGTCTACCCCCACCACGGCGCCGCGGTGGTCGAGCGGCGGGAGGTGCGCGAGGCGTTCGGCGAGAAGCGCGAGTACCTCGTCCTGCGCCTCGCCTACGGGGACCTCACGTTGATGGTGCCGGCCGACAACACCGACGAGGTCGGCCTGCGGGAGGTGATCAACGACGAGGAGGTCGAGGAGGTGTTCGCCGTCCTCCGCAAGAAGGAGGCGCGGATGCCGACGAACTGGTCCCGGCGCTACAAGAACCACGTCGAGAAGCTGAAGTCGGGGGACATCTACCAGGTCGCCGAGGTCGTGCGGAACCTCTCGATTCGCGACAAGGACAAGGGGCTGTCGGCCGGGGAGAAGCGGATGCTGAACCGCGCCCGTCAGATCCTCGTGTCCGAGCTCACCTTCGCCATCGGCGTGAGCGAGGCGGAGGCCGAGGAGCGGCTGAACGCCGCCCTGCCCTAG
- the disA gene encoding DNA integrity scanning diadenylate cyclase DisA: MDRPDGALRELLAQVVPGSKMREGLERILAARMGALIVLGDGPEVLAVSSGGFHIDAELSPQRLSELAKMDGAIILDRRGTRIAWANVHLVPDPSTPTSETGTRHRTAERVARALDVPVIAVSEEMGTITLYRRDARRQLQPPELLIARSSHLLRTLERFKARLDEERATLGRCEVEDVVTVGEVAGVLQQMEMVLRVAGEIGDLLEELGPHGRLVQIQLDELATGVYGERRLLLEDYLPSSGPSVDEVLERLADMGTDDLASLERVAAVLAPPGAPVALDAPVSPRGLRFLHRLPQLSSDEVRGLVGRFGDLHGLVRAPVGDLAVAAGMSEDRARAVKSGIARLTETSILDHLA; encoded by the coding sequence GTGGACCGCCCGGACGGCGCGCTGCGCGAGCTGCTCGCCCAGGTGGTGCCTGGGTCGAAGATGCGCGAGGGGCTCGAGCGCATCCTCGCCGCGAGGATGGGGGCGCTCATCGTCCTCGGCGACGGGCCGGAGGTGCTCGCCGTGTCCTCGGGCGGCTTCCACATCGACGCCGAGCTCAGCCCCCAGCGGCTCTCGGAGCTCGCCAAGATGGACGGCGCCATCATCCTCGACCGCCGTGGCACGCGCATCGCCTGGGCCAACGTCCACCTCGTGCCCGACCCCTCGACGCCGACGAGCGAGACCGGGACGCGCCATCGCACCGCCGAGCGCGTCGCGCGGGCGCTCGACGTGCCGGTGATCGCGGTGTCCGAGGAGATGGGCACGATCACCCTCTACCGGCGCGACGCCCGGCGCCAGCTGCAGCCGCCCGAGCTCCTCATCGCCCGCTCGAGCCACCTCCTGCGCACCCTCGAGCGCTTCAAGGCCCGCCTCGACGAGGAGCGCGCCACGCTCGGGCGCTGCGAGGTCGAGGACGTCGTCACCGTCGGCGAGGTGGCGGGCGTGCTCCAGCAGATGGAGATGGTGCTGCGCGTCGCGGGGGAGATCGGCGACCTGCTCGAGGAGCTCGGCCCGCACGGCCGCCTGGTGCAGATCCAGCTCGACGAGCTCGCGACCGGGGTGTACGGCGAGCGGCGCCTGCTCCTCGAGGACTACCTCCCGTCCAGTGGCCCGAGCGTCGACGAGGTGCTGGAGCGCCTCGCCGACATGGGGACCGACGACCTCGCCTCGCTCGAGCGGGTCGCCGCCGTCCTCGCGCCGCCGGGTGCCCCCGTGGCGCTGGACGCCCCGGTCTCCCCGCGGGGGCTGCGCTTCCTGCACCGCCTGCCCCAGCTCTCGAGCGACGAGGTGCGCGGCCTCGTCGGGCGCTTCGGCGACCTCCACGGCCTCGTGCGCGCCCCGGTCGGGGACCTCGCCGTGGCGGCGGGGATGAGCGAGGATCGGGCGCGCGCGGTGAAGAGCGGCATCGCCCGCCTCACCGAGACGAGCATCCTCGACCACCTCGCCTAG
- the radA gene encoding DNA repair protein RadA — MRDRTQHRCSACGGSFARWSGRCPQCASWGTLVLEHAGRRRAVGLAAQAVPIEAIPCGAGEPYATGLGELDRALGGGLVPGSVSLLSGEPGIGKSTLLLQGAAALAAQGRRCLIVSAEESAEQVRRRAARLGAVVAGLHLLETTSLAAALEVAEELRPDLLVVDSIQTVADPAAAAGAGSVAQVRECAARLAAHAKASGTATILVGHVTKDGALAGPRALEHLVDTVLRFEGDRHHALRVLHVLKHRFGPAGEVGVFELTGAGLEGVADPSAHLLADRLPSVPGSVVVPVLEGHRPLLVELQALVTPSQLALPRRVAGGLPGGRLALVLAVLEQRAGVALSGADVFTSVVGGLRVAEPAVDLALALALASAAAGAVLGGDLVAFGEVGLGGELRQVTHVQRRLAEAARRGFCRAVVPASTPAPCGAIELVRAATLAEAIAAAGCAPAPG; from the coding sequence GTGCGCGACCGGACGCAGCACCGCTGCAGCGCCTGCGGCGGGAGCTTCGCCCGCTGGTCCGGGCGGTGCCCGCAGTGCGCGAGCTGGGGGACGCTCGTCCTCGAGCACGCCGGCCGTCGCCGCGCGGTCGGTCTCGCGGCGCAGGCGGTGCCGATCGAGGCGATCCCGTGCGGCGCCGGCGAGCCGTACGCGACCGGCCTCGGCGAGCTCGACCGGGCGCTCGGCGGCGGCCTCGTGCCCGGCTCGGTGAGCCTGCTGAGCGGCGAGCCGGGGATCGGCAAGTCGACGCTGCTCCTGCAGGGCGCTGCGGCGCTCGCCGCCCAGGGGCGGCGCTGCCTCATCGTCTCCGCGGAGGAGTCTGCCGAGCAGGTGCGTCGCAGGGCGGCGCGCCTCGGGGCGGTGGTCGCCGGCCTCCACCTGCTCGAGACCACCTCGCTCGCCGCGGCGCTCGAGGTCGCCGAGGAGCTGCGCCCCGACCTCCTCGTCGTCGACTCGATCCAGACCGTCGCCGATCCCGCCGCGGCGGCGGGTGCCGGGAGCGTGGCGCAGGTGCGCGAGTGCGCGGCGCGCCTCGCGGCCCACGCGAAGGCGTCGGGCACCGCGACCATCCTCGTCGGCCACGTGACGAAGGACGGCGCCCTCGCGGGGCCGCGCGCGCTCGAGCACCTCGTCGACACCGTCCTGCGCTTCGAGGGGGACCGCCACCACGCCCTCCGGGTGCTCCACGTCCTCAAGCACCGCTTCGGCCCGGCGGGCGAGGTCGGCGTGTTCGAGCTCACGGGGGCCGGCCTCGAGGGCGTGGCGGACCCGAGCGCGCACCTGCTCGCCGACCGCCTCCCGTCGGTGCCGGGCAGCGTCGTCGTCCCGGTGCTCGAGGGGCACCGGCCGCTGCTCGTCGAGCTGCAGGCGCTCGTCACCCCGAGCCAGCTCGCGCTCCCCCGGCGCGTCGCGGGAGGTCTGCCGGGGGGGCGCCTCGCCCTCGTGCTCGCCGTGCTCGAGCAGCGCGCCGGCGTGGCGCTGTCGGGTGCGGACGTGTTCACGTCGGTCGTCGGCGGCCTGCGCGTCGCCGAGCCGGCGGTCGACCTCGCCCTCGCCCTCGCGCTCGCCTCGGCCGCCGCGGGCGCGGTCCTCGGCGGCGACCTCGTCGCCTTCGGGGAGGTCGGCCTCGGCGGCGAGCTGCGGCAGGTCACCCACGTGCAGCGCCGCCTCGCCGAGGCGGCGCGCCGCGGCTTCTGCCGGGCCGTCGTGCCGGCGTCGACGCCCGCGCCGTGCGGGGCGATCGAGCTCGTGCGTGCCGCCACGCTCGCCGAGGCGATCGCCGCGGCGGGCTGCGCCCCGGCGCCTGGGTAG
- a CDS encoding FAD-binding and (Fe-S)-binding domain-containing protein, with the protein MSRRAQAGAGAALSRALAAAVRGEVCFDAATRAVFATDSSNYRQVPLGVVFPRDVADVVEAVALCREFGVPVLARGAGTSLAGQACNVAVVLDLSRHMNRILELDPDRRIAVVEPGVVLDDLRAAAAPHGLTFGPDPATHAWCTIGGMIGNNSCGTHALYAGKTVDNVERLRVLTYGGTLLDVGSLTSAQLDELASAPGETGRIYGTLRSIAADYGDLVRARYPDIPRRVSGYNLDELLPERGPHVARALVGSESTLVVVLGATLRLVASPRLRRLVVLGFPDVYEAADAVPHLLRHQLLGLEGLDEILVRQMRALRLNLAELELLPEGRGWLLAEVGADDPDEADGRLADLLADLPEGAVATAYRDAGEQAAVWRVRDSALAAAAHPPGAPPNHEGWEDAAVAPERLGAYLRGIRALWEEFGYTGMWYGHFGQGCAHTRNDFDFRSPEGRARFRAYVERAADLCVELGGSLSGEHGDGQARGELLGKMFGPELLVAFRRLKAAFDPDGRMNPGKLVDANPLDADLRYGASYRAARLRPTHFAFASDGGSLQLAVERCVGVGRCRRDDVGVMCPSYRATRDELHSTRGRAKLLAELFQGEVTPETWRNEDVRAALELCLSCKGCAVDCPTHVDMAAYKAEFLSHYYAGRLRPRAAYALGLVPFLARAATRAPRAANALLADPFPGRALRRLAGLSAQRPVPAFARTSFRRSPAARAAARAASPTVVLWPDTFSDAYLPARAQAALELLEAAGERVALPRRWACCARPLYDVGMLGLARRMLGQVLDVLDGHLAASLPVVVVEPSCLAAFKDELVQLLPDDERAARLAASARTLAEHLEAIGWSPDAPVGGGRVVVHPHCHQRAAVGMEAERRLLARAGFSVEVLDAGCCGLAGSFGFRAEHDGLSREIAAAKFLPALRSLGEDEHLVIDGFSCRTQAAQLAASPGTSLAELLLPLARPPRVSAR; encoded by the coding sequence GTGAGCCGGCGCGCGCAGGCGGGAGCAGGCGCCGCCCTCTCGCGTGCGCTCGCCGCGGCCGTGCGCGGCGAGGTCTGCTTCGACGCCGCCACCCGCGCGGTCTTCGCCACCGACTCCTCGAACTACCGCCAGGTGCCTCTCGGCGTCGTCTTCCCCCGCGACGTGGCCGACGTCGTCGAGGCGGTCGCGCTGTGCCGGGAGTTCGGCGTCCCCGTCCTCGCCCGCGGGGCGGGCACGAGCCTCGCGGGCCAGGCGTGCAACGTCGCGGTCGTCCTCGACCTGAGCCGGCACATGAACCGCATCCTCGAGCTCGACCCCGACCGCCGTATCGCCGTCGTCGAGCCCGGCGTCGTCCTCGACGACCTGCGCGCGGCCGCCGCCCCGCACGGCCTCACCTTCGGTCCCGACCCGGCGACGCACGCCTGGTGCACGATCGGCGGGATGATCGGGAACAACTCGTGCGGCACGCACGCCCTGTACGCGGGCAAGACCGTCGACAACGTCGAGCGCCTCCGTGTCCTCACCTACGGCGGCACGCTCCTCGACGTCGGGTCGCTCACGTCGGCACAGCTCGACGAGCTGGCCAGCGCGCCGGGCGAGACCGGCCGCATCTACGGCACGCTGCGCTCGATCGCCGCCGACTACGGCGACCTCGTGCGCGCCCGCTACCCGGACATCCCGCGCCGCGTGTCCGGCTACAACCTCGACGAGCTCCTGCCCGAGCGCGGGCCGCACGTCGCGCGGGCCCTCGTCGGCTCCGAGTCGACCCTCGTCGTCGTGCTCGGCGCGACGCTGCGCCTCGTCGCGAGCCCGCGCCTGCGCCGCCTCGTCGTGCTCGGCTTCCCCGACGTCTACGAGGCGGCGGACGCCGTGCCGCACCTCCTTCGGCACCAGCTGCTCGGGCTGGAGGGCCTCGACGAGATCCTCGTGCGCCAGATGCGGGCGCTGCGCCTCAACCTCGCCGAGCTCGAGCTGCTGCCCGAGGGGCGAGGCTGGCTGCTCGCCGAGGTCGGCGCCGACGACCCCGACGAGGCCGACGGCCGCCTCGCCGACCTGCTCGCCGACCTCCCCGAGGGCGCGGTCGCCACCGCCTACCGCGACGCCGGCGAGCAGGCCGCGGTCTGGCGCGTCCGGGACTCGGCGCTCGCCGCCGCGGCTCACCCCCCGGGGGCGCCGCCGAACCACGAGGGCTGGGAGGACGCCGCGGTGGCGCCCGAGCGGCTCGGCGCCTACCTGCGCGGGATCCGCGCCCTGTGGGAGGAGTTCGGCTACACCGGGATGTGGTACGGGCACTTCGGTCAGGGCTGCGCCCACACCCGCAACGACTTCGACTTCCGCTCGCCCGAGGGCCGGGCGCGCTTTCGCGCCTACGTCGAGCGCGCCGCGGACCTCTGCGTCGAGCTCGGCGGCTCGCTGTCGGGCGAGCACGGGGACGGCCAGGCCCGCGGCGAGCTGCTCGGGAAGATGTTCGGACCCGAGCTCCTCGTCGCCTTCCGCCGCCTCAAGGCGGCCTTCGACCCCGACGGCCGCATGAACCCGGGCAAGCTCGTCGACGCCAACCCCCTCGACGCCGACCTGCGCTACGGCGCCTCCTACCGAGCGGCGCGGCTGCGCCCGACGCACTTCGCCTTCGCCAGCGACGGCGGCAGCCTCCAGCTCGCGGTGGAGCGCTGCGTGGGCGTCGGGCGCTGCCGGCGCGACGACGTCGGCGTGATGTGCCCCTCGTACCGCGCCACCCGTGACGAGCTCCACTCGACGAGAGGGCGCGCCAAGCTGCTCGCCGAACTCTTCCAGGGGGAGGTCACCCCGGAGACGTGGCGCAACGAGGACGTGCGCGCGGCGCTCGAGCTGTGCCTGTCGTGCAAGGGCTGCGCCGTCGACTGCCCGACGCACGTCGACATGGCGGCCTACAAGGCGGAGTTCCTCTCCCACTACTACGCCGGCCGGCTGCGCCCGCGCGCCGCGTACGCGCTCGGCCTCGTCCCCTTCCTCGCCCGGGCGGCGACGCGCGCCCCCCGGGCGGCCAACGCCCTCCTCGCCGACCCCTTCCCCGGCCGCGCGCTGCGCCGCCTCGCCGGACTGTCGGCGCAGCGCCCCGTGCCTGCCTTCGCCCGGACGAGCTTCCGTCGCTCGCCGGCGGCGCGCGCCGCGGCGCGCGCTGCCTCGCCGACGGTCGTGCTGTGGCCCGACACCTTCTCCGACGCCTACCTCCCGGCGCGCGCCCAGGCGGCGCTCGAGCTCCTCGAGGCGGCAGGCGAGCGGGTCGCGCTGCCACGCCGCTGGGCCTGCTGCGCCCGGCCGCTCTACGACGTCGGCATGCTCGGCCTGGCACGCCGCATGCTCGGCCAGGTCCTCGACGTGCTCGACGGGCACCTCGCCGCCTCGCTGCCCGTCGTCGTCGTCGAGCCGAGCTGTCTCGCCGCGTTCAAGGACGAGCTCGTGCAGCTCCTGCCCGACGACGAGCGGGCCGCGCGCCTCGCGGCGAGCGCCCGCACCCTCGCCGAGCACCTCGAAGCCATCGGCTGGTCGCCGGACGCGCCGGTCGGCGGCGGCCGAGTCGTCGTCCACCCCCACTGCCACCAGCGCGCCGCGGTCGGGATGGAGGCCGAGCGGCGCCTGCTCGCTCGGGCCGGCTTCTCGGTCGAGGTCCTCGACGCGGGGTGCTGCGGCCTCGCCGGGTCGTTCGGCTTCCGGGCCGAGCACGACGGCCTCTCTCGCGAGATCGCGGCCGCCAAGTTCCTCCCCGCCCTCCGCTCGCTCGGGGAGGACGAGCACCTCGTCATCGACGGCTTCTCCTGCCGCACGCAGGCGGCGCAGCTCGCGGCGTCGCCGGGGACGAGCCTCGCCGAGCTCCTCCTGCCCCTCGCCCGCCCTCCGCGCGTGTCGGCTCGCTGA